A portion of the Acidisarcina polymorpha genome contains these proteins:
- a CDS encoding tetratricopeptide repeat protein, which produces MANQAHQQSLQAYQTGFQLMQEGKFDKARVVFEKLIATGPAEVLERCRVYLSVCQGKLQQTPRSFSSSEERYDYAISLLNTGDYDEARDHFEAILRNNPSADYAHYGLAALESMTGQTEECLEHLAKAIELSPRNRIQARTDSDFHDMIDDPRFTELLYPEMV; this is translated from the coding sequence GTGGCAAACCAGGCCCACCAGCAATCGTTGCAGGCGTACCAGACAGGCTTTCAGCTCATGCAGGAAGGGAAGTTCGATAAGGCGCGTGTGGTATTTGAAAAACTGATCGCCACTGGCCCGGCCGAGGTATTGGAGCGCTGCCGCGTCTATCTATCTGTTTGCCAAGGAAAGCTGCAGCAGACGCCGCGCAGTTTTTCCAGCTCCGAGGAACGCTACGACTACGCCATTTCACTGCTCAACACCGGCGATTACGACGAGGCGCGGGACCATTTTGAAGCCATCCTGCGCAACAATCCTTCGGCGGATTATGCCCATTACGGTTTGGCGGCGCTCGAGAGCATGACGGGACAGACGGAGGAATGCCTGGAGCATCTTGCCAAGGCAATCGAGTTGAGCCCTCGCAACCGTATTCAAGCGCGCACCGATTCCGATTTCCATGACATGATCGACGACCCACGTTTCACCGAACTCCTGTATCCCGAGATGGTGTGA
- a CDS encoding DUF4254 domain-containing protein produces the protein MLSATEIAILHDRWTGEWHAELPHTVNESGTDFLQTVFANHLANFNVWHAEDETRLLEASDHQVARAKRIIDFENQRRNDFAELCDTILLDYLERHDLPNRNAELHTETPGLIIDRLSILSLKLFHTAEEVYRVDAPPGHAERNRERHHILTEQCDDLVKGLDRLWQQVLAGDRCFKQYRQLKMYNDPTLNPALYLQHG, from the coding sequence ATGCTATCCGCTACTGAAATCGCCATCCTTCATGATCGCTGGACCGGGGAGTGGCACGCCGAACTGCCGCATACGGTGAACGAATCCGGCACTGACTTTCTCCAGACGGTATTTGCCAATCACCTCGCCAACTTCAACGTCTGGCACGCTGAGGACGAGACTCGTCTTCTCGAGGCCAGCGACCACCAGGTGGCGCGGGCCAAGCGAATCATCGACTTCGAGAACCAGCGACGCAACGATTTTGCCGAGCTTTGTGACACCATCCTGCTCGACTATCTCGAACGTCACGACTTGCCGAACAGAAACGCCGAGCTGCATACCGAGACTCCCGGACTGATCATCGATCGGCTCTCGATCCTGTCGTTGAAGCTTTTCCATACCGCCGAGGAGGTTTACCGGGTCGACGCGCCTCCCGGTCACGCAGAACGGAACCGTGAGCGCCACCACATTCTGACCGAACAGTGTGATGATCTGGTCAAAGGCCTCGACCGTTTATGGCAGCAGGTGCTTGCCGGAGATCGCTGCTTCAAACAGTACCGTCAATTGAAGATGTATAACGATCCGACACTAAACCCGGCGCTTTATCTCCAGCACGGATGA